The Desulfovibrio piger DNA segment AGGAGAACTGTTCCAGCTGCCGGGCCAGCAAGGTCTCCCGCTCATGGCGAAGGGCGGCTGCATCGTTATCTCCGCTACACCCGCCTTCTCCCTGCAAGGACAACCAGCCAAGAAGTACGGCCAGAAGCAAAGACACGAACCCGACCGCCGCAAACGCGGCCTGTCGTGTACGCCCTGTCGCTCCGTGACGCTCCTGCATGCTGCCCGACACTGCCAAATTTCCCCCATGGATAGCTGTATCCATATATAGCTAGCAAAGAGGATGCCATTCATGAATAATCATTGATTACAATGTATTAAACATCACCCCAAAAATGGCTCCACATGAGCATTCAAAAAAATGACGCACGCTGCGTCCTGATACTATCCCCCGCTCCCTGCCCTATCCCCCGGCAGACAGCCGGCGCCGCAAGTACACCATATCACGCAAGAGTATGCCCTCTTCCACGATGGGCTGGGGATAGTTGCGGGTAAAGAAGTCAGGGATGCGGTCAAAGGGCACAAAACCGCAGGCCCGGTAAAATGCCAGCGTCGATGGGGCTTCTCCTGTCCCCAGCTGCAAACTATGGCAGGACGAGGCATATCGCGCACAGACAAATTCTATCAGCGCCCTGCCGTAACCGCGTCTGCGCCAGGCGGCTGCCACGGCCAGGTTCTTGATCTCCGCCACGCCCTCGCCTTCCCGGGTCACGACGCAAAGCCCCCGGGCATCGGGGTCATGAAGGACGAACAATTCCCCGCGTTCCAGATACCGGTCTATCATGGCCTCGCTCTCATCCCCGACGAGCAAGAGCGGCAACCAGGCTTTCTTATGACTACGGACATGTACGATATCCATATCCCCTCCCAGCTCTCCGTTTCTCCATACGGTCGCGCGGCTTCTCGCATCCGCCCGTGCCCCGTTCGCCGACCTTCAGCCATAAAAAAAGGAGGTCATCCGGGGGGATGCCTCCTGTCTGCGCTGTCTGACCGCCGTTACAATTTCATCTGACCATCTGTGACGCCCAAGCCGCGCAGACGCAAATAGATCTCCGCACAGGCCCGGGCATCGGACCCCGCATGATGATGATCCAGCGGGATACCGAAGTAGCCGCAGACGCTGTCCAGCGCCCGCGATGCCAGCGGCAGGCTGCGACGCGCTCCCTTGAGCGTACATAAAAACGGCAGCTGCGGCTGCACAAGCTCCAGAGCCTGACAGGATGCATGCAGCACCCTGCGGTCGAAGCCGGCATTGTGGGCCAGAAGGGCATGGCTGCCTTCCATGAAGGCCACGAGCTGCGGCCACAGTTCCGTGAAGGTGGGGGCGTCTTTCAGCATGGGCCAGGTCAGGCCATGCACATGGGTGAACAAAACACGGGAGGACGGCGGACGGATCAGGCTGTAAAAGCTGTCCGTCACCACGCCATCCTCGATGCGGCAAAGGCCCACAGCGCACGCGCTGTGGGCCGCATAGCCGGAAGTTTCAAAATCAAGGGCCACATACCGGCCTGTCGTCATACGGGGCTACTCCTTGCCCTCCGCCGCGCTGCGGGCAGCTTCGGCGATGCGGTCAGCGATGTAGGCACGCATGGCATCATCATCTTCATCCAGATTGAAGCAGCAGGCATCTTCGCCCATGAGACCGGCCGGCACATAGTCGCCCAGTTCGTCAGGATCCTGAATCATGTCGGCATAGAAGCAGACCGACAGCCAGCGGCTTTCCGGTTCGTCATCCACCACGTCCACCAGGACGAACAGCTCGCGCCGTTTCTGGGCGGCATTGCGCGCACGCAGCGAATAGCTGACGCCCGGACGGGCCTTGAATTCCAGCGAAACGTTTTCCAGACCCACCAGATAGTCACGATACGCCAAGAAGGCCGCGCGGGCATTCAGGGGATCGCTCTGCCAGGCCTGCACCAGTTCTTCAACGCCCTTGCTCCAGTCAGCGGACATATGAACACTCCTTTGTCTGCTCTTTGCCACGGCGTACCGCATACGGACGAAACGGCCTCGTCGTGAATCCGGGCATGCTCTTTCGTGCACAGCCTGACCACCGGCTGTCGCGCGCGTCCACCCTCTGCGGACCGCATGTCCGCCGGATCAGAGAATGCCCCATCGTGGGGATAATGCCCGTGCTCCGCAGCCTTTGTCAAGGCAGGATACAGACCTCCCCGACGAAGCCGTACAGGCCAGCCGTCCTTGCTGTCGCGGCACCTGTCCACACGGAATGTTCCAGAATCCAGAACGGTCCCCTGCACTCATGCACCGGTACGCATCAGGCCTGCACGGCTCGCACACTGTGCAGACGGGATCGGGAGGCCGTTCCTTCCTGCAACCAGTACGAGGGAAACGAAACAACAAAAAAGCCCCGCAAAACGGGGCCTTTTTTATCTGCTTTGCACGATGGCGCTACTTGAAAAGCTCGCGCTCCTGCACCTTGGCTTTATCCGTGCGGTCTTCCACGTCGACGCCCTTGGGCGGCGTGAACTGGAAGGTGCTGCTTCCCAGCATGACGTCCGGAATGAACTTGGTGAAATTCACGTCGTTATGGTTGCCGTAAAAGTCCACCAGATCCACGCGACGGATAAAGGTCTGGGCATCCACCCAGATCAGGGCTTCGACCATCTGGGGCGTCGGGTCCTTGGGGTACAGGCGGATCTTCCGCATCCCGTTCTCCGAACCTTCTTCCTTGATGTCAAAATCCTTGCTCAACGCGGCCTGGCCGGTCAGCACCTGGATGATGCTGCGGGAATCCTGCACCAGATCGTGAGGATAGCGGTAGGCCACTTCCTCGTCCGGGATGTAATCCCAGATCTCCTTGCCCGTGACCACAAGGGTCTCCTTGATGGGCTTCTTCGTCTCCCAGCGGATGAGCAGGGGCTTTTTGAAGTGCAGGGTCCCGTAACGGG contains these protein-coding regions:
- a CDS encoding GNAT family N-acetyltransferase, yielding MDIVHVRSHKKAWLPLLLVGDESEAMIDRYLERGELFVLHDPDARGLCVVTREGEGVAEIKNLAVAAAWRRRGYGRALIEFVCARYASSCHSLQLGTGEAPSTLAFYRACGFVPFDRIPDFFTRNYPQPIVEEGILLRDMVYLRRRLSAGG
- the lolA gene encoding outer membrane lipoprotein chaperone LolA, whose product is MRMIKSLVLGAVSLLALASWAQAADLVGDLKQRYDTLQSFSAEFEQKLTHKESGAVETRYGTLHFKKPLLIRWETKKPIKETLVVTGKEIWDYIPDEEVAYRYPHDLVQDSRSIIQVLTGQAALSKDFDIKEEGSENGMRKIRLYPKDPTPQMVEALIWVDAQTFIRRVDLVDFYGNHNDVNFTKFIPDVMLGSSTFQFTPPKGVDVEDRTDKAKVQERELFK
- a CDS encoding 3'-5' exonuclease, whose translation is MTTGRYVALDFETSGYAAHSACAVGLCRIEDGVVTDSFYSLIRPPSSRVLFTHVHGLTWPMLKDAPTFTELWPQLVAFMEGSHALLAHNAGFDRRVLHASCQALELVQPQLPFLCTLKGARRSLPLASRALDSVCGYFGIPLDHHHAGSDARACAEIYLRLRGLGVTDGQMKL